One genomic segment of Hordeum vulgare subsp. vulgare chromosome 2H, MorexV3_pseudomolecules_assembly, whole genome shotgun sequence includes these proteins:
- the LOC123424804 gene encoding probable nucleolar protein 5-2 — MLVLFETPAGFALFKVLDEGKLSSVEDLWKDFASSDKARKVVELKAFNKFENTSDALSAATLLIDSKPSKGLRKFLQKHCDGETLAVADSKLGNAIKEKLKIDCLHNSAVMELMRGLRNQLTELMSGLAEHDLGPMSLGLSHSLSRYKLKFSPEKVDTMIIQAIGLLDDLDKELNTYAMRVREWYGWHFPELTKIVADNIHYAKAVKMMGNRVNAVNLDFSEILPEEVEAELKEAAVISMGTEVNELDLSNIRELCDQVLALSEYRAQLYDYLKSRMNTIAPNLTALVGELVGARLIAHGGSLMNLAKQPGSTIQILGAEKALFRALKTKHATPKYGLIYHASLIGQAAPKHKGKISRSLAAKSALAIRYDALADGDDNSMGLESRIKLETRLRVLEGKDLGRSAGSTKGKPKIEAYEKDRKGGGALITPAKTYNPAADLVVGQTTEETPKKEVASKKRKHQEEEPTAEAAEKDGEQEKEKSKKKKKKSKDTEETPAADADASEKKKKKKSKEAEETPAADADGEKKKKKKKSDAEDTPMETDVSAKKKKKKKHADE, encoded by the exons atgttggtgctcTTCGAGACGCCCGCGGGGTTCGCCCTCTTCAAGGTGCTGGACGAGGGGAAGCTCAGCAGCGTCGAG GATCTGTGGAAGGACTTCGCGTCGTCGGACAAAGCAAGAAAG GTGGTTGAGCTGAAGGCTTTCAACAAGTTTGAAAATACCTCCGATGCTCTTTCAGCTGCAACTTTGCTAATTGATAGCAAGCCCAGCAAAGGTCTGCGCAAGTTCCTGCAGAAGCACTGTGATGGTGAAACATTGGCTGTTGCCGATTCTAAACTTGGGAATGCTATCAAAGAAAAGCTG AAAATTGATTGCCTTCACAACAGTGCTGTCATGGAGCTGATGAGAGGGCTGAGGAACCAGCTTACTGAACTTATGTCTGGACTAGCTGAACATGATCTAGGTCCAATGAGCCTAGGATTGTCCCACAGCTTGTCTAGGTATAAGCTGAAGTTCAGCCCTGAAAAG GTTGATACTATGATCATTCAGGCAATTggcttgttggatgatcttgacaaggAGCTTAACACTTATGCTATGAGGGTCCGTGAATGGTACGGTTGGCACTTTCCCGAGCTCACGAAAATTGTTGCAGATAATATCCATTATGCTAAAGCTGTGAAGATGATGGGCAATCGTGTTAATGCAGTGAACCTTGACTTCTCTGAG ATACTACCAGAAGAAGTGGAAGCAGAGCTGAAGGAGGCAGCTGTAATTTCCATGGGAACAGAAGTCAATGAGCTTGACCTCTCGAACATCAGGGAACTGTGTGATCAAGTCCTGGCTCTTTCTGAGTACAGAGCCCAGCTCTATGACTATCTAAAAAGTAGGATGAATACCATTGCTCCTAACTTGACTGCACTTGTTGGTGAACTTGTTGGCGCTCGCCTTATTGCACATGGTGGTAGTTTGATGAATCTGGCCAAGCAACCTGGCAGCACGATTCAGATTCTGGGGGCAGAGAAG GCGTTGTtcagagctctgaagacaaagcATGCTACACCGAAGTATGGTCTCATCTATCATGCTTCATTAATTGGACAGGCGGCTCCTAAGCACAAGGGAAAGATCTCTCGTTCACTTGCTGCTAAGTCTGCACTTGCCATAAGATATGATGCCCTTGCTGACGGTGATGATAACTCCATGGGTCTTGAAAGCAGGATCAAG CTTGAAACACGGCTTCGGGTTCTTGAGGGTAAAGATCTTGGGAGGTCTGCTGGTTCCACAAAAGGAAAGCCCAAGATTGAAGCGTATGAAAAGGACCGGAAGGGTGGTGGTGCTTTGATCACTCCCGCTAAA ACTTACAACCCAGCAGCAGATCTAGTGGTCGGGCAAACAACTGAAGAAACACCAAAGAAGGAGGTGGCTTCAAAGAAGAGGAAGCACCAAGAGGAAGAACCTACCGCGGAGGCAGCTGAAAAGGATGGTGAGCAGGAGAAAGAgaagtccaagaagaagaagaagaaatccaaggacaCCGAGGAGACTCCCGCAGCTGATGCTGATGCTagcgagaagaaaaagaagaagaagagcaaggaaGCCGAGGAGACCCCTGCAGCTGATGCGGACggcgagaagaagaaaaagaagaagaaatcagaCGCCGAGGACACCCCCATGGAGACTGACGTGTctgccaagaagaagaaaaagaagaagcacgCTGACGAGTGA